One window from the genome of Sphaerotilus microaerophilus encodes:
- a CDS encoding adenylosuccinate synthase, with protein MSNSSAMRGRNVVVVGTQWGDEGKGKLVDWLTESAQGVVRFQGGHNAGHTLVINGVKTALHLIPSGIMRPGVKCYIGNGVVLSAAKLFEEIAGLEKAGVEVRSRLRVSEACPLILPFHAALDVAREAAREQGGSEKIGTTGRGIGPAYEDKIARRALRVQDLKYPERFAAKLRELLALHNHVLTSFLGSKGFAFPDPLKPYIADGEVQFQPVYDEAMRHAELLRPMMADVSRELNEAHVAGQNLLFEGAQGTLLDVDHGTYPYVTSSNCVAGNAAAGAGVGPGLLHYVLGITKAYCTRVGGGPFPTELDWEVPGTPGYHMSTVGAEKGVTTGRSRRCGWFDAALLKRSAQVNGLSGLCITKLDVLDGLSELKLCTGYRLDGEVIDLLPMGADEIARCEPVYETVPGWTETTVGVTELDKLPANARHYLNRIEEVTGVPIHVISTSPDRDHTILLRQPYQA; from the coding sequence ATGAGCAACAGCAGCGCCATGCGCGGACGCAATGTCGTGGTGGTGGGCACCCAGTGGGGTGACGAGGGCAAGGGCAAGCTGGTCGACTGGCTGACCGAAAGCGCCCAGGGCGTGGTGCGCTTCCAGGGCGGCCATAACGCCGGTCACACGCTGGTGATCAACGGCGTGAAGACGGCGCTGCACCTGATCCCCAGCGGCATCATGCGCCCCGGTGTCAAGTGCTACATCGGCAACGGTGTGGTGCTGTCTGCGGCCAAGCTGTTCGAGGAAATCGCCGGGCTGGAGAAGGCGGGTGTCGAAGTGCGCTCGCGCCTGCGCGTGTCGGAGGCCTGTCCGCTGATCCTGCCCTTCCATGCGGCGCTGGACGTGGCCCGCGAGGCCGCGCGCGAGCAGGGTGGCAGCGAGAAGATCGGCACCACGGGCCGGGGCATCGGCCCGGCCTATGAGGACAAGATCGCCCGCCGTGCCCTGCGCGTGCAGGACCTGAAGTATCCCGAGCGCTTTGCCGCCAAGCTCCGCGAGTTGCTGGCGCTGCACAACCACGTGCTGACCAGCTTCCTGGGCTCGAAGGGCTTTGCCTTCCCGGATCCGCTCAAACCCTACATCGCCGACGGCGAGGTGCAATTCCAGCCGGTCTACGACGAGGCCATGCGCCACGCCGAGCTGCTCAGGCCGATGATGGCCGACGTCTCGCGTGAACTCAACGAAGCGCATGTGGCTGGCCAGAACCTGCTGTTCGAGGGTGCCCAGGGGACGCTGCTCGACGTGGATCACGGTACGTATCCCTACGTCACCTCCAGCAACTGCGTGGCCGGCAACGCGGCAGCGGGTGCGGGTGTCGGCCCGGGTCTGCTGCACTATGTGCTGGGCATCACCAAGGCCTACTGCACCCGCGTCGGCGGTGGTCCGTTTCCGACGGAACTGGACTGGGAAGTGCCGGGCACCCCGGGCTACCACATGAGCACCGTGGGCGCGGAGAAGGGCGTGACCACCGGCCGCTCGCGCCGCTGCGGCTGGTTCGATGCCGCCCTGCTCAAGCGTTCGGCCCAGGTCAACGGCCTGTCAGGGCTGTGCATCACCAAGCTGGATGTGCTCGATGGCCTGAGCGAGCTCAAGCTGTGCACCGGGTACCGGCTGGACGGTGAGGTCATCGATCTCCTGCCGATGGGCGCCGACGAGATCGCTCGCTGCGAGCCGGTCTACGAGACCGTGCCGGGCTGGACCGAGACCACCGTCGGGGTGACCGAGCTGGACAAGCTGCCGGCCAATGCACGTCACTACCTGAATCGCATCGAGGAGGTCACGGGCGTGCCGATCCATGTCATTTCGACCAGCCCCGACCGCGATCACACCATCCTGCTGCGCCAGCCCTACCAGGCCTGA
- the hflC gene encoding protease modulator HflC: protein MNRIGLIVVGIVLVLMTAMSTLFVVDQRNFAVVYSLGEIKEVIAEPGLKFKLPPPLQNVVFVDRRTQTLDSPETRPIFTAEKQSLVIDWLIKWRITEPRQFIRNTGVDLRNAEARLSPIVQAAFNEEVTKRTVRAMLSTERDKVMQGVMQRLADDAKNFGIQIVDVRIKRVDFAATITESIYRRMESERKRVANELRSQGGADGEKIRADAEKQREVILAEAYREAQKVKGEGDAKASAIYAESFGRDPQFAQFYRSLEAYRSTFRSKSDVMVLDPSSDFFKAMRGASGGGAAAASPRGK from the coding sequence ATGAATCGAATCGGTCTGATCGTCGTCGGCATCGTGCTGGTGCTGATGACTGCCATGTCGACCCTCTTCGTGGTCGACCAGCGCAACTTTGCCGTGGTGTATTCGCTGGGCGAGATCAAGGAGGTCATCGCCGAGCCCGGCCTGAAGTTCAAGCTGCCCCCGCCGCTGCAGAATGTCGTGTTCGTCGATCGGCGTACACAGACGCTCGACAGCCCGGAGACGCGGCCCATCTTCACCGCCGAGAAGCAGAGTCTGGTGATCGACTGGCTGATCAAGTGGCGCATCACCGAACCGCGCCAGTTCATCCGCAACACCGGCGTGGACCTGCGCAATGCCGAGGCGCGCCTGTCGCCCATCGTGCAGGCGGCGTTCAACGAGGAAGTCACCAAGCGCACTGTGCGCGCGATGCTCTCCACCGAGCGTGACAAGGTCATGCAGGGTGTGATGCAGCGCCTGGCCGACGATGCCAAGAACTTCGGGATCCAGATCGTCGACGTGCGCATCAAGCGGGTGGACTTCGCCGCGACGATCACCGAGTCGATCTATCGGCGCATGGAGTCCGAGCGCAAGCGGGTGGCCAACGAACTGCGTTCGCAGGGTGGCGCCGACGGCGAGAAGATCCGTGCCGACGCTGAGAAGCAGCGCGAGGTCATCCTCGCCGAGGCCTATCGCGAGGCGCAGAAGGTCAAGGGCGAGGGCGATGCGAAGGCGTCTGCGATCTATGCGGAGTCGTTCGGGCGTGACCCGCAGTTTGCGCAGTTCTACCGCAGCCTCGAGGCCTACCGGTCCACCTTCCGCAGCAAGTCGGACGTGATGGTGCTGGACCCCAGCAGCGACTTCTTCAAGGCCATGCGTGGTGCCAGCGGCGGTGGTGCTGCTGCGGCGAGCCCGCGCGGCAAGTGA
- the hflK gene encoding FtsH protease activity modulator HflK: MSNGRNEGPPDLDELWRDFNKKLGGLFNNKGGGQPPRTPEGGSGGGDPGGPSDRRIAGIGGGLITGVVALLWLGSGFFIVQEGQQAAVQTFGKFSRTVDAGIQFRWPYPFQSHETVNVTQTRSTEVGRNAVVQATGLRDSSMLTQDENIVDIRFTVQWRLKETREFLFENRNVEEAVQQAAESAVREIVGRSSMDSVLYEQRDAIAVDLVKSIQAQLDRLKAGILVVNVNVQSVQAPEQVQAAFDDAFKAGADRERLKNEGQAYANDIIPRARGTAARLKEESEGYRARVIAQAEGDAERFRSVLTEYQKAPAVTRDRLYIDTMAQVYSNVSKVYVDARNGSNLLYLPLDKLIQQSGAGAVPVPAPAAAASEPAAAGGAIDVRSRDGQRGRDRDSR, encoded by the coding sequence ATGAGCAATGGCCGCAACGAGGGGCCACCCGACCTGGATGAACTCTGGCGCGACTTCAACAAGAAGCTCGGCGGCCTGTTCAACAACAAGGGTGGCGGCCAGCCGCCGCGCACGCCCGAGGGGGGCTCCGGCGGCGGGGACCCGGGTGGCCCGTCCGACCGGCGCATCGCCGGCATCGGCGGGGGGCTGATCACCGGTGTGGTGGCGCTGCTCTGGTTGGGCAGCGGCTTCTTCATCGTGCAGGAAGGCCAGCAGGCGGCGGTGCAGACCTTCGGCAAGTTCAGCCGCACGGTGGACGCGGGCATCCAGTTCCGCTGGCCCTATCCCTTCCAGTCGCATGAGACGGTCAATGTCACGCAGACGCGTTCCACCGAGGTGGGTCGCAACGCGGTGGTGCAGGCCACCGGCCTGCGCGACTCGTCGATGCTGACGCAGGACGAGAACATCGTCGACATCCGTTTCACCGTGCAGTGGCGGCTGAAGGAGACGCGCGAGTTCCTGTTCGAGAACCGCAACGTCGAGGAGGCCGTCCAGCAGGCGGCGGAGTCGGCGGTGCGCGAGATCGTCGGCCGTTCGTCGATGGACTCGGTGCTCTACGAGCAGCGCGACGCCATCGCGGTGGACCTGGTGAAGTCGATCCAGGCCCAGCTGGACCGGCTCAAGGCCGGCATCCTGGTGGTCAACGTGAACGTTCAGAGCGTGCAGGCGCCCGAGCAAGTCCAGGCGGCCTTTGACGATGCCTTCAAGGCGGGTGCCGATCGCGAGCGCCTGAAGAACGAGGGCCAGGCCTACGCCAACGACATCATTCCGCGTGCACGCGGCACCGCAGCGCGGCTGAAGGAAGAGTCCGAGGGCTACCGTGCCCGCGTGATCGCCCAGGCCGAGGGCGACGCCGAGCGCTTCCGCTCGGTGCTGACCGAGTACCAGAAGGCGCCGGCCGTGACGCGCGACCGCCTCTACATCGACACGATGGCGCAGGTCTACTCCAACGTGAGCAAGGTCTATGTCGACGCGCGCAACGGCAGCAACCTGCTGTACCTGCCGCTGGACAAGCTGATCCAGCAGTCAGGTGCCGGCGCGGTGCCGGTGCCGGCGCCCGCCGCCGCGGCGTCCGAGCCGGCCGCTGCCGGGGGAGCCATTGATGTGCGCTCGCGCGACGGCCAGCGCGGCCGCGACCGCGACAGCCGCTGA
- the hflX gene encoding GTPase HflX encodes MTETDVSSTPRAVLVGVDFNSGSSFDPTLDELALLTESAGDQPVARIIARRRAPDPALFVGSGKADEIKGLVDLYQAHCVIFDQPLGPAQQRNLERHLGVEVLDRTGLILEIFGARARSHEGKLQVELARLQYLSSRLVRRWTHLERQRGGVGHRGGPGETQLELDKRMITVRIKSVKDRLEKVKRQRNTQRRARERHGTFRISLVGYTNAGKSTLFNALVKAQAYAADQLFATLDTTTRQLYLEQAQRSVSLSDTVGFIRDLPHSLVEAFQATLQEAADADLLLHVVDAASPQWLEQIHEVQRVLHEIGAGGVRQLLVFNKIDAVEETARSRVRADHYEVEPGRVVPRCFLSARSGEGLDALRAAITQEVLSALADPGEAPADPRFSPVEAPPIDGNG; translated from the coding sequence TTGACGGAAACGGACGTCTCTTCCACCCCGCGGGCGGTGCTCGTCGGGGTGGATTTCAATTCAGGGTCCTCCTTCGACCCGACGCTCGACGAACTGGCCCTGCTGACCGAGTCAGCCGGCGACCAGCCCGTCGCGCGGATCATCGCCCGTCGCCGTGCGCCGGACCCGGCGCTGTTTGTCGGTTCGGGCAAGGCCGACGAGATCAAGGGCCTGGTCGACCTGTACCAGGCGCACTGCGTCATCTTCGACCAGCCGCTTGGGCCCGCCCAGCAACGCAATCTGGAGCGCCACCTCGGTGTCGAGGTGCTCGACCGCACCGGCCTGATCCTGGAGATCTTCGGTGCCCGGGCGCGCAGCCACGAGGGCAAGCTGCAGGTCGAACTCGCGCGGCTGCAGTACCTCTCCAGCCGCCTGGTGCGGCGCTGGACCCACCTGGAGCGCCAGCGCGGCGGTGTCGGCCACCGCGGCGGCCCGGGCGAGACCCAGCTGGAACTCGACAAGCGCATGATCACCGTGCGCATCAAGTCGGTGAAGGACCGGCTGGAGAAGGTCAAGCGCCAGCGCAACACCCAGCGGCGCGCGCGCGAGCGCCACGGCACCTTCCGCATCTCGCTGGTGGGCTACACCAACGCGGGCAAGAGCACGCTGTTCAATGCGCTGGTGAAGGCGCAGGCCTACGCTGCCGACCAGCTTTTCGCCACGCTGGACACCACCACGCGCCAGCTCTACCTGGAGCAGGCACAGCGCAGTGTGTCGCTGTCGGACACGGTCGGCTTCATCCGCGACCTGCCGCACAGCCTGGTCGAGGCCTTCCAGGCCACGTTGCAGGAAGCGGCCGACGCGGACCTGCTGCTGCATGTGGTCGATGCCGCCAGCCCGCAGTGGCTGGAGCAGATCCACGAGGTGCAGCGCGTGCTGCACGAGATCGGCGCGGGTGGGGTGCGGCAGCTGCTGGTGTTCAACAAGATCGATGCCGTCGAGGAAACGGCGCGTTCGCGCGTGCGGGCCGACCACTACGAAGTCGAGCCTGGCCGGGTCGTGCCGCGCTGCTTCCTCAGTGCGCGCAGCGGCGAAGGACTGGATGCACTGCGCGCGGCGATCACGCAGGAGGTGCTGAGCGCGCTGGCCGATCCGGGCGAAGCCCCGGCCGATCCGCGTTTTTCGCCCGTCGAGGCCCCCCCCATCGATGGCAACGGATAG
- a CDS encoding DUF2065 domain-containing protein gives MGEAFVLACGLVLVIEGLMPFVSPARWRQVFEQVLRLSDGQIRFVGLCSVAIGLVVVLLAGD, from the coding sequence ATGGGAGAAGCCTTTGTGCTCGCCTGCGGGCTCGTGCTGGTGATCGAGGGGCTGATGCCCTTCGTCAGCCCGGCGCGCTGGCGCCAGGTGTTCGAGCAGGTGCTGCGACTCAGCGACGGACAGATCCGCTTCGTCGGCCTGTGCAGCGTGGCGATCGGTCTGGTGGTCGTCCTGCTCGCGGGCGATTGA
- a CDS encoding ATP phosphoribosyltransferase regulatory subunit — MSSAWLLPEHIADVLPHEARRIEELRRLMLDAARGFGYELVMPPLLEHLESLLSGTGHELNLQTFKLVDQLSGRSLGVRADTTPQVARIDAHLLNRVGVTRLCYCGPVLHTLPSGLHGTREPLQFGAELYGHGGLEADLEVQELAIDCLARAGLSGLVMDLADARVLDGLLSHAPANPVRLEVIQQALAAKDASTLAAATDDFAPELRDGLRALPELYGDDEVLAAARERLPRQPVISAALDDLQWLSRQLRAAHPEVRVGFDLADLSGYAYYSGTRFALYAPGGRDTLARGGRYDNVGEVFGRRRPAVGFSLDLKAVVEHVGFDGRRAAIRAPWGEDAGLRAAVRRLREQGEAVVCVLPGHEQEADEFECDRELVAVNGAWVVRAC; from the coding sequence ATGTCTTCTGCTTGGCTCCTGCCCGAGCACATTGCCGATGTGCTGCCGCACGAGGCGCGCCGCATCGAGGAACTGCGCCGCCTGATGCTCGACGCTGCGCGTGGTTTCGGCTACGAGCTGGTCATGCCGCCGTTGTTGGAGCACCTGGAGTCGCTGCTGTCAGGCACCGGACACGAGCTCAATCTCCAGACCTTCAAGCTGGTCGATCAGCTGAGCGGCCGGTCGTTGGGCGTGCGGGCCGACACCACGCCGCAGGTCGCGCGCATCGATGCCCACCTGCTCAATCGCGTGGGCGTGACGCGCCTGTGCTACTGCGGACCGGTCCTGCACACGCTGCCCTCCGGGCTGCATGGCACGCGCGAGCCGCTCCAGTTCGGCGCCGAGCTGTATGGCCACGGTGGGTTGGAGGCCGATCTGGAGGTGCAGGAGCTGGCGATCGACTGCCTGGCCCGCGCCGGGCTGTCCGGCCTGGTGATGGACCTGGCGGATGCGCGGGTGCTGGATGGACTGCTCTCGCATGCGCCGGCAAACCCGGTGCGCCTGGAAGTGATCCAACAGGCCCTGGCAGCCAAGGATGCCAGCACCCTGGCGGCGGCCACCGACGATTTCGCGCCCGAGTTGCGCGACGGGCTGCGCGCCCTGCCTGAGCTCTATGGCGACGACGAGGTGCTGGCCGCTGCGCGCGAGCGCCTGCCGCGTCAGCCGGTGATCAGCGCCGCGCTGGATGATCTGCAGTGGCTGTCCCGCCAGTTGCGCGCGGCCCACCCCGAGGTGCGGGTGGGGTTTGATCTGGCAGACCTGTCGGGCTATGCCTATTACAGCGGCACCCGCTTCGCGCTGTATGCGCCCGGCGGGCGCGACACGTTGGCGCGGGGCGGCCGCTACGACAACGTCGGCGAGGTCTTTGGCCGTCGGCGTCCGGCGGTGGGGTTCAGCCTTGACCTCAAGGCGGTGGTGGAGCACGTGGGCTTCGACGGCCGCCGCGCGGCCATCCGGGCGCCCTGGGGTGAAGATGCCGGCCTGCGTGCCGCCGTGCGCCGCCTGCGTGAGCAGGGCGAGGCGGTGGTCTGTGTCCTGCCCGGGCACGAGCAGGAAGCGGATGAATTCGAGTGCGACCGCGAGTTGGTCGCCGTCAACGGAGCCTGGGTGGTGCGCGCCTGCTGA
- a CDS encoding PQQ-binding-like beta-propeller repeat protein: protein MSRAGSTVGAGVIRAALGMGVLLSAFWLAGCSADKPPPTPLEAYTPRIAGKQVWERSLGTPAPHLSVAVVEGRFLLASRSGEIVTLDATSGAELSRVSIRGRVLAGVGADSRFAAVVTDANELVVADAKQERWRIALPSPVVTAPLVAGGRVFLLAVDRSVSAYDVLDGRRLWTYARPGEPLALSQPGVLLPYKDTLLVGVGSRLVGLDPLQGTVRSDTLLATPRGTNEVERLADLVGPAARAGETVCVRSFQVAVGCLSAERASLLWSRNQGGFQGLAVDADQVYTADANDRISVWKRSSGDLAWTTERLRHRGLSAPLAVGSTVLFGDAEGWIHFLGRERGETQLRLPTDGSPVVAALVRSQTTVLAVTRKGGLFAFRPE, encoded by the coding sequence GTGAGCCGCGCGGGCAGCACCGTGGGCGCAGGCGTGATCCGCGCGGCGCTCGGGATGGGCGTGCTGCTGTCGGCCTTCTGGCTCGCCGGCTGCTCGGCCGACAAGCCGCCGCCGACGCCGCTGGAGGCCTACACGCCGCGCATCGCCGGCAAGCAGGTCTGGGAGCGCAGTCTGGGTACGCCCGCACCGCACCTGAGCGTGGCGGTGGTGGAGGGGCGCTTCCTGCTCGCCTCGCGCAGCGGCGAGATCGTCACCCTTGACGCGACCAGCGGTGCCGAACTCAGCCGCGTGAGCATCCGCGGGCGGGTGCTCGCTGGCGTTGGTGCGGACAGCCGCTTTGCGGCCGTGGTGACCGACGCCAACGAGCTGGTGGTGGCCGACGCGAAGCAGGAGCGCTGGCGCATCGCGCTGCCCTCGCCGGTGGTCACCGCACCGTTGGTCGCGGGAGGGCGGGTGTTCCTGCTCGCGGTGGACCGCAGCGTGTCGGCCTACGACGTGCTTGACGGGCGCCGGCTCTGGACCTACGCCCGCCCGGGCGAGCCGCTGGCCCTGAGCCAGCCGGGCGTGCTGCTGCCCTACAAGGACACACTGCTGGTGGGCGTGGGGTCGCGGCTGGTGGGGCTCGATCCGCTGCAGGGCACGGTGCGCAGCGACACGCTGCTGGCCACGCCGCGTGGCACCAATGAGGTGGAGCGGCTGGCCGACCTGGTCGGCCCGGCTGCACGCGCAGGAGAGACGGTCTGCGTGCGCTCCTTCCAGGTGGCGGTGGGCTGCCTGAGTGCCGAGCGCGCCAGCCTGCTGTGGTCGCGCAACCAGGGCGGCTTTCAGGGCCTGGCCGTGGATGCCGACCAGGTCTACACGGCCGACGCCAACGACCGCATCAGCGTCTGGAAGCGCAGCAGCGGCGACCTCGCCTGGACCACCGAGCGCCTGCGCCACCGCGGCCTGAGTGCGCCGCTGGCCGTGGGCAGCACGGTGCTGTTCGGCGATGCCGAGGGCTGGATCCACTTCCTCGGCCGCGAGCGTGGCGAGACGCAACTGCGTCTGCCCACCGACGGCAGCCCCGTCGTCGCGGCGCTGGTGCGCTCTCAGACCACTGTGCTGGCAGTCACCCGCAAGGGCGGTTTGTTTGCCTTCCGGCCGGAGTGA
- the hfq gene encoding RNA chaperone Hfq, protein MSNKGQLLQDPFLNLLRKEHVPVSIYLVNGIKLQGHIESFDQYVVLLRNTVTQMVYKHAISTVVPGRPVNFHANDAQDGI, encoded by the coding sequence GTGAGCAACAAAGGGCAACTGCTACAAGACCCCTTCCTGAACCTCCTGCGCAAGGAGCATGTGCCGGTGTCGATCTACCTCGTCAACGGCATCAAGCTCCAGGGCCACATCGAGTCTTTTGATCAGTATGTGGTTCTGCTGCGCAACACCGTCACGCAGATGGTCTACAAGCACGCGATCTCCACTGTCGTGCCTGGCCGTCCGGTGAACTTCCACGCCAACGACGCGCAGGACGGCATTTGA
- a CDS encoding YfgM family protein, translating into MATSLDLEEQEQLDQLKHFWRTYGNLITWTITLCLAAYAGWMGWQWWQRDQAAKAGGMFGELDRAVQVGDLGRSAKVFADLQERFPSTTYAAQGALLTARLQFDKGQVDAARGTLGWAAEKGVDAEYRTVAKLRLAGVLMDQKKYDEALAQLAGDLPEAFAALAADRRGDIRLAQGKRDEAIAAYQQAFKAMEPTADYRRLVEAKLVSLGAAPTGGASAVAAASAGGTKP; encoded by the coding sequence ATGGCCACCTCCCTCGATCTCGAAGAACAGGAACAGCTTGACCAGCTCAAGCACTTCTGGCGCACCTACGGCAACCTGATCACCTGGACGATCACGCTCTGCCTGGCCGCCTATGCCGGCTGGATGGGCTGGCAGTGGTGGCAGCGCGACCAGGCCGCCAAGGCCGGCGGCATGTTCGGCGAGCTGGACCGTGCGGTGCAGGTGGGCGACTTGGGCCGCAGTGCCAAGGTCTTCGCCGACCTGCAGGAGCGTTTCCCCTCCACCACCTACGCCGCCCAGGGTGCGCTGCTGACGGCGCGCCTGCAGTTCGACAAGGGCCAGGTGGACGCGGCCCGTGGCACGCTGGGCTGGGCGGCGGAGAAGGGCGTTGACGCCGAGTACCGCACCGTTGCGAAGCTGCGCCTGGCGGGCGTGCTGATGGACCAGAAGAAGTACGACGAGGCCCTGGCCCAATTGGCCGGTGACCTGCCGGAGGCCTTCGCCGCGCTGGCGGCCGATCGCCGTGGCGACATCCGCCTGGCCCAGGGCAAGCGCGACGAGGCCATCGCGGCCTACCAGCAGGCCTTCAAGGCGATGGAGCCGACGGCCGACTACCGCCGCCTCGTCGAGGCCAAGCTGGTCTCGCTGGGGGCCGCGCCGACCGGCGGGGCGTCCGCTGTAGCGGCGGCCAGCGCTGGCGGGACCAAGCCGTGA
- the der gene encoding ribosome biogenesis GTPase Der — protein MKPVIALVGRPNVGKSTLFNRLTGTRDAIVADYAGLTRDRHYGDGKVSGHEFIVIDTGGFEPDSDAGIFQEMAKQTRQAVAESDAVIFVVDVRAGLSAQDHDIARYLRTVGKRVLLAANKAEGMKDAPQLAEFHELGIGEPIAISSAHGQGVRSLVELALQDFTPPEDEDDEDPDGERENRPTRLAVAGRPNVGKSTLINAWLGEERLVAFDLPGTTRDAIHVPFERGGKRYELIDTAGLRRKGRVFEAIEKFSVVKTLQAIADANVVLLLIDAVEGVSDQDAHIAGYAVEAGRAIVVAINKWDAIDSYQRERLERSIESRLAFLKFAPVLHISAKRRQGLGPLWKAIDDAWSSATRKMTTPVLTRLIIEAVQFQQPQRAGAFRPKLRYAHQGGQNPPVVVIHGNALEHVTDSYKRYLEGRIREHFKLTGTPLRIEMRSSDNPFAKKDG, from the coding sequence ATGAAACCCGTCATTGCCCTCGTGGGCAGACCCAACGTGGGCAAGTCCACCCTGTTCAACCGCCTGACCGGTACGCGCGACGCCATCGTGGCGGACTACGCCGGCCTGACGCGCGACCGCCACTACGGTGACGGCAAGGTCTCTGGCCACGAGTTCATCGTGATCGACACCGGCGGCTTCGAGCCCGATTCGGACGCTGGCATCTTCCAGGAGATGGCCAAGCAGACCCGCCAGGCGGTGGCCGAGTCGGACGCGGTGATCTTCGTCGTCGACGTGCGTGCCGGCCTGTCGGCGCAGGACCATGACATCGCCCGCTACCTGCGCACCGTGGGCAAGCGCGTGCTGCTGGCGGCCAACAAGGCCGAGGGCATGAAGGACGCGCCGCAACTGGCCGAGTTCCACGAGCTGGGCATCGGCGAGCCGATCGCGATCTCCTCGGCGCACGGCCAGGGGGTGCGCAGCCTCGTCGAGCTGGCGCTGCAGGACTTCACGCCGCCCGAGGACGAGGACGACGAGGACCCCGACGGCGAGCGCGAGAACCGGCCCACCCGCCTGGCGGTGGCCGGGCGCCCGAACGTCGGCAAGTCCACCCTGATCAACGCCTGGCTGGGCGAGGAGCGGCTGGTGGCCTTCGACCTGCCGGGCACCACGCGCGACGCGATCCACGTGCCCTTTGAGCGGGGCGGCAAGCGCTACGAGCTGATCGACACCGCCGGCCTGCGCCGCAAGGGGCGGGTGTTCGAGGCGATCGAGAAGTTCTCGGTGGTCAAGACGCTGCAGGCCATTGCCGACGCCAACGTGGTGCTGCTGCTGATCGACGCGGTCGAGGGCGTGTCCGACCAGGACGCGCACATCGCCGGCTACGCGGTCGAGGCTGGGCGCGCCATCGTGGTGGCGATCAACAAGTGGGATGCGATCGACAGCTACCAGCGCGAGCGGCTGGAGCGGTCGATCGAAAGCCGGCTGGCCTTCCTCAAGTTTGCGCCGGTGCTGCACATCTCGGCCAAGCGGCGCCAGGGCCTGGGGCCGCTGTGGAAGGCAATCGATGATGCCTGGTCCTCGGCTACACGCAAGATGACCACGCCGGTGCTGACGCGGCTGATCATCGAGGCGGTGCAGTTCCAGCAGCCGCAGCGTGCTGGTGCCTTCCGGCCCAAGCTGCGCTACGCCCACCAGGGTGGGCAGAACCCGCCGGTGGTGGTGATCCACGGCAATGCGCTGGAACACGTCACCGACAGCTACAAGCGCTACCTCGAAGGGCGCATCCGCGAGCACTTCAAGCTCACCGGCACACCGCTGCGCATCGAGATGCGCAGCTCCGACAACCCGTTCGCCAAGAAGGACGGCTGA